One part of the Gemmatimonadaceae bacterium genome encodes these proteins:
- a CDS encoding FAD:protein FMN transferase, with translation MTESTRSGRPSRRDFLVLGVGAFVVASIPLAHRHRRQLVRRQLPMMGTIADITLLHDDVAQGEQALDAAFAELASVERTMSRFRDDSDVGRANRFAAQRAVTISPATFAVIESAIRWAQASDGAFDPAIGRVSELWDVQHRHEPPPDASVRQLAARHFYRHVQLGHEAGHPVVRFSDPDLHLDLGAIAKGYAVDRAGDALRRAGIRQALVNVGGEVVAIGNGPDGGKWRVGIQSPDDARQLIGTLEVSDEAVATSGDYEQFFRYRGVRYHHLMDPDTAAPRRTSEHSVTVVAATCMDADAATTAVFGMSRERAQAVLQARTRGARVVSWV, from the coding sequence ATGACCGAGTCAACCCGAAGCGGCAGGCCGTCCCGTCGCGACTTCCTCGTCCTTGGCGTCGGTGCCTTCGTCGTCGCGTCGATCCCGCTGGCCCACCGGCATCGCCGGCAACTGGTGCGGCGCCAGCTCCCCATGATGGGGACCATCGCCGACATCACGCTCCTGCACGACGACGTGGCGCAGGGCGAGCAGGCGCTGGACGCGGCGTTCGCCGAGCTGGCGAGCGTGGAGCGCACCATGTCGCGCTTCCGCGACGACTCCGACGTGGGGCGGGCCAACCGGTTCGCCGCCCAACGTGCGGTGACGATCTCGCCGGCGACGTTTGCGGTCATCGAATCGGCGATCCGGTGGGCGCAGGCAAGCGATGGTGCCTTCGATCCGGCCATCGGGCGCGTCTCGGAGCTGTGGGACGTGCAGCACCGCCACGAGCCACCGCCCGACGCATCGGTGCGGCAGCTGGCGGCACGCCATTTCTACCGTCACGTGCAACTCGGTCACGAGGCGGGACACCCCGTGGTGCGCTTCAGCGATCCCGATCTCCACCTCGACCTCGGGGCGATTGCCAAGGGATACGCCGTGGACCGGGCTGGTGACGCGCTGCGCCGCGCCGGCATTCGCCAGGCGCTGGTGAACGTGGGTGGCGAGGTGGTGGCGATCGGGAATGGACCGGATGGCGGGAAGTGGCGCGTCGGCATCCAAAGCCCCGATGATGCACGCCAACTGATCGGGACGCTCGAGGTGTCCGACGAAGCCGTGGCGACGTCGGGGGACTACGAGCAGTTCTTCCGGTATCGCGGCGTTCGGTACCATCACCTCATGGATCCCGACACCGCGGCCCCGCGCCGCACGTCGGAGCACAGCGTGACGGTAGTGGCCGCGACGTGCATGGACGCCGACGCGGCGACGACGGCGGTGTTCGGAATGTCCCGCGAACGTGCGCAGGCGGTGCTCCAGGCCCGCACGCGTGGCGCTCGCGTGGTGTCGTGGGTGTAG
- a CDS encoding PD40 domain-containing protein, which produces MPASFTMSSRVRRDRRALSLVVPTLLAALLAFRPVSLAQAQYLTRPERKWETIETAHFRLHYPAEMRVWVRPVAERMESVASSVNALVGNAPTARVTVMVEDPSNVSNGFAVPLLEGPVIFLWPTPPAPSLTFGPHRGWGEILAVHEYGHIAHLTIPTRSGGERWLWRFAPTRLGPVARKSPAWVIEGYATYIEGKLTASGRPNSVGRAAVLREWALEGRLPTYGQLNDAEPYLGGAMRYLVGSAFLEWLVARKGDESLNHLWRRMSARERRSFAEAFRGVYGADPDDLYGAFYTEVMEKALESRRQLQGEGLVQGDLVQKLTWGTGEPALSRDGSRVAVVLRTPNKPSRVVVWSSRDEGLDSNVVRARRRMLARDPQDVAPFDSFPAPKRAQKTLFAVAGRGHDNPRWFADGDRLLVSRDEPLGDGAFRPDLFIWNVRRGGVRRVTHGAGIRSADPAPDGRSAAAVRCSAGVCDLVRVNLANGRITTLVAGSPFVVWHRPRWSPDGTRLAASVQRDGRWWTFVVNAATGSAAPVDPGDGANRYAPSWTKEGKLVVVSERGGVANLELLDPETAVPRPLTRVTGAVAAPDAAPDGSVWFLALHAKGYDVRRLSIAKALGTLEGGVVALEPRLFPAAPPAPTGRGATFAPQQVRGPADYGTGPRHWRILPGGSFGPDGDMASLMIANIDPVGRLSVVAQGGYGQRGAWRGGSIATALRLSPVQLETSGWYTEHAPSEQAAGSFASLNIDSRFTGLGLAARVARDGGAWGFALRAGGSVAQVNGNQLDGAGRVMGFADLRARLTWTFRGLTVSPQVFAQMAQGGTGGDSWTRGYSSGALAIGTSSVGIRAEGSVGTTTTAGPGEFGRAFEQFAVGGSYLPFFDQAFLSQRISVPSVPVGYSSGRKVGIGRLSTRLLGLEPYALWIAAGDKLTRYQRVLGAERSVDVPGIGFARLPGTRLRAGIGYSMDEPYKEKIRPYVSVTYRP; this is translated from the coding sequence ATGCCTGCCAGCTTCACGATGTCCTCACGCGTGCGGCGCGACCGCCGCGCGCTCTCCCTCGTCGTGCCGACGCTGCTCGCGGCGCTGCTCGCCTTTCGCCCGGTCTCGCTCGCACAGGCGCAGTACCTCACGCGTCCCGAGCGGAAGTGGGAGACGATCGAGACGGCGCACTTTCGACTGCACTATCCCGCAGAGATGCGGGTGTGGGTTCGTCCGGTCGCCGAGCGAATGGAGTCGGTCGCGTCGTCGGTGAACGCCCTCGTGGGGAACGCTCCCACGGCGCGTGTCACGGTAATGGTCGAGGATCCCTCGAATGTCTCGAACGGGTTCGCCGTCCCGCTGCTGGAGGGGCCGGTGATCTTCCTCTGGCCCACGCCCCCGGCGCCGTCGCTGACGTTCGGGCCGCACCGCGGCTGGGGGGAAATCCTCGCGGTGCACGAGTACGGGCACATTGCGCACCTCACGATCCCGACGCGCAGCGGAGGCGAGCGATGGCTGTGGCGCTTTGCCCCGACGCGTCTGGGTCCGGTGGCGCGCAAGAGTCCGGCGTGGGTCATCGAGGGGTACGCGACGTACATCGAGGGGAAACTGACCGCGAGCGGACGCCCCAACTCGGTGGGGCGCGCGGCGGTCCTGCGGGAGTGGGCGCTCGAGGGGCGGCTCCCTACCTACGGACAGCTGAACGATGCCGAACCCTACCTGGGCGGGGCCATGCGATACCTGGTGGGGAGCGCCTTTCTGGAGTGGTTGGTCGCGCGCAAGGGGGACGAGAGCCTCAACCACCTGTGGCGCCGCATGAGCGCGCGCGAGCGTCGCAGCTTCGCCGAGGCATTCCGCGGCGTGTATGGCGCGGATCCGGACGACCTGTACGGGGCCTTCTACACGGAGGTGATGGAGAAGGCGCTCGAGTCGCGCCGTCAGTTGCAAGGCGAGGGGCTGGTGCAGGGAGACCTGGTGCAGAAACTCACGTGGGGGACGGGTGAGCCGGCGCTGTCGCGGGATGGGTCGCGCGTGGCGGTGGTGCTGCGCACGCCAAACAAGCCGTCGCGCGTGGTGGTCTGGTCGTCGCGCGACGAGGGGCTGGACTCGAACGTGGTGCGCGCGCGCCGGCGCATGCTGGCGCGTGACCCGCAGGACGTGGCGCCGTTCGACTCGTTTCCGGCGCCCAAGCGGGCGCAGAAGACGCTCTTCGCCGTGGCCGGGCGCGGGCACGACAACCCGCGCTGGTTCGCCGACGGCGATCGCCTGCTCGTGAGCCGCGATGAACCGTTAGGCGACGGCGCCTTCCGCCCCGACCTGTTCATCTGGAACGTACGGCGCGGCGGCGTGCGGCGCGTGACGCACGGCGCCGGCATCCGCTCCGCCGACCCCGCCCCCGACGGCCGGAGCGCGGCCGCGGTGCGCTGCTCGGCCGGCGTGTGCGACCTGGTGCGCGTCAATCTGGCCAATGGCCGCATCACCACGCTGGTGGCCGGTTCGCCGTTCGTCGTGTGGCATCGCCCGCGTTGGTCGCCCGATGGAACGCGACTGGCCGCGAGCGTGCAGCGCGACGGGCGCTGGTGGACCTTCGTCGTCAACGCGGCGACCGGGAGCGCGGCGCCCGTCGACCCGGGTGACGGCGCCAATCGCTACGCCCCGTCGTGGACAAAAGAGGGAAAGCTTGTTGTCGTGAGCGAGCGAGGTGGCGTCGCGAACCTCGAACTGCTCGACCCGGAGACGGCGGTGCCGCGCCCGCTGACGCGCGTCACGGGTGCGGTGGCCGCCCCCGACGCCGCCCCCGACGGCAGCGTCTGGTTCCTCGCGCTCCACGCCAAGGGGTACGACGTGCGGCGCCTGTCGATCGCCAAGGCGTTAGGCACGCTCGAGGGAGGCGTGGTGGCGCTGGAGCCGCGCCTCTTTCCCGCCGCCCCCCCCGCCCCCACGGGACGCGGCGCGACCTTCGCGCCGCAGCAGGTACGCGGCCCCGCCGATTACGGCACGGGGCCGCGGCACTGGCGCATCCTCCCCGGCGGCTCCTTTGGGCCCGATGGCGACATGGCGTCGCTGATGATCGCCAACATCGATCCCGTGGGGCGCCTCAGCGTGGTGGCGCAAGGCGGCTACGGACAGCGCGGCGCATGGCGCGGCGGATCGATCGCCACGGCGTTGCGCCTGTCGCCGGTCCAGCTCGAGACCAGCGGATGGTACACGGAGCACGCCCCCTCCGAGCAGGCGGCGGGGAGCTTTGCCTCGCTCAACATCGACTCCCGCTTTACCGGGTTAGGCCTCGCGGCGCGCGTGGCGCGCGATGGCGGGGCGTGGGGCTTCGCGCTGCGCGCGGGGGGGAGCGTGGCACAGGTCAACGGCAACCAACTCGACGGCGCGGGGCGGGTGATGGGCTTCGCCGACTTGCGCGCGCGCCTCACCTGGACCTTCCGCGGACTCACCGTCTCCCCGCAGGTCTTTGCACAGATGGCGCAAGGCGGAACCGGCGGCGACTCGTGGACGCGCGGCTACTCGTCAGGCGCGCTGGCCATCGGGACCTCGTCGGTCGGCATCCGCGCCGAGGGGTCGGTGGGGACGACGACGACCGCCGGTCCCGGTGAGTTCGGGCGCGCCTTCGAGCAGTTTGCCGTCGGTGGGAGCTACCTCCCCTTCTTCGACCAGGCGTTCCTCTCGCAGCGCATCTCGGTCCCCTCGGTCCCCGTGGGCTACTCGTCCGGACGCAAGGTGGGCATCGGACGCCTCTCCACACGCCTGCTCGGCCTGGAACCGTATGCGCTCTGGATTGCGGCTGGCGACAAGCTCACGCGCTACCAGCGCGTCCTCGGCGCCGAGCGCTCGGTGGACGTGCCCGGCATCGGCTTCGCGCGTTTGCCGGGGACGAGGCTCCGCGCCGGCATCGGCTACTCGATGGATGAACCCTACAAGGAGAAGATCCGCCCGTACGTGAGCGTCACCTATCGGCCGTGA
- a CDS encoding M48 family metallopeptidase, translated as MGLGGDVIAYLATRDAEPGTYHHVFPALGVLLTVVAAAIAAYAWSTGAQKVLWSTGAREVIDPVTPVERELVNVVDEMAIASGLPRPRIWIVPDDDPNAFATGRDERLAHVAVTEGLLRTLSRDELQGVVAHEMGHIRNLDVRLMTILAALVGAVALLGDGMWRMMGRGGVRLSSGSGRRSGKKGDANILLIVLLLLWLMSWFLAPLITRLLAMSVSREREYLADAMSAQFTRNPLALASALERIEGAASPTRAIKKGSAHLCIADPLGASRRVATLFATHPPMAARIQRLRAMGYAGSGEEQLTGRSAPRA; from the coding sequence TTGGGGTTGGGCGGCGACGTCATTGCCTATCTCGCAACGCGGGATGCGGAACCGGGAACGTATCACCACGTCTTCCCCGCGCTCGGCGTGCTCCTGACGGTGGTGGCGGCTGCCATCGCCGCGTATGCGTGGAGCACCGGCGCGCAAAAGGTGCTCTGGTCGACCGGGGCGCGCGAGGTGATCGATCCCGTCACCCCCGTCGAGCGCGAACTGGTCAACGTGGTGGATGAGATGGCGATCGCGAGCGGGCTCCCCCGCCCTCGCATCTGGATCGTCCCCGACGACGACCCCAACGCCTTTGCCACGGGGCGAGACGAGCGCCTCGCGCACGTGGCGGTCACGGAGGGTCTGCTGCGCACGCTCTCGCGCGACGAGCTGCAAGGCGTCGTAGCTCACGAGATGGGGCATATCCGGAACCTCGACGTGCGCCTGATGACGATCCTTGCGGCGCTGGTGGGGGCGGTGGCGCTGCTGGGCGACGGGATGTGGCGCATGATGGGGCGCGGCGGGGTGCGCCTCTCCTCGGGGAGCGGGCGGCGCAGCGGCAAGAAGGGGGACGCGAACATCCTGCTCATCGTCCTGCTCCTGCTCTGGTTGATGAGCTGGTTCCTCGCCCCGCTCATCACGCGGCTCCTGGCCATGAGCGTGAGTCGCGAGCGCGAGTATCTCGCCGATGCCATGAGCGCGCAGTTCACGCGCAATCCGCTGGCGCTGGCCAGTGCGCTGGAGCGAATCGAGGGGGCCGCGTCGCCAACGCGCGCCATCAAGAAGGGGAGCGCGCACCTCTGCATCGCCGATCCCCTCGGCGCGTCGCGCCGCGTGGCGACGCTCTTCGCGACGCATCCCCCCATGGCCGCACGCATCCAACGGCTGCGCGCCATGGGATATGCCGGCTCGGGCGAGGAGCAGCTGACGGGGAGGTCGGCGCCTCGAGCCTAG
- a CDS encoding LemA family protein — protein MLVILLLVIVVVAFWLVGAYNGLIALKNQVANAWKQVDVQLKRRHDLIPNLVNSVKGAMHFERETLEAVVAARNKAIQVEQGGGGVAATAQAEAQLTASLGRFMAVVEAYPDLKATANMSQLQEELVSTENKIAFARQLYNDTATQYNTRQRQVPTVFVAGMAGASPVELWEIEDSAERALPKVEF, from the coding sequence ATGCTCGTGATCCTCCTGCTGGTCATCGTGGTGGTGGCGTTCTGGTTGGTTGGCGCGTACAACGGCCTCATCGCGCTCAAGAACCAGGTGGCGAACGCCTGGAAGCAGGTCGACGTGCAGCTCAAGCGTCGGCACGACCTGATCCCCAACCTCGTGAACAGCGTCAAGGGGGCGATGCACTTCGAGCGCGAGACGCTCGAGGCGGTCGTGGCGGCGCGCAACAAGGCGATCCAGGTGGAGCAGGGCGGCGGCGGGGTGGCGGCGACGGCGCAGGCCGAGGCACAGCTCACCGCCTCGCTGGGGCGGTTCATGGCGGTGGTCGAGGCGTACCCTGACCTCAAGGCGACCGCCAACATGTCGCAGCTGCAAGAGGAGCTGGTCTCGACCGAGAACAAGATCGCCTTCGCGCGACAGCTCTACAACGACACCGCCACGCAGTACAACACTCGGCAGCGGCAGGTCCCGACGGTCTTCGTGGCCGGCATGGCGGGCGCGTCCCCGGTGGAACTCTGGGAAATCGAGGACAGCGCCGAGCGCGCGCTTCCCAAGGTGGAGTTCTAG
- the tilS gene encoding tRNA lysidine(34) synthetase TilS: MVLMHAMAQACASARAGGRVVVATFDHGTGTHARAAVQHVQRFAAEWGLPVVTGAPEQPLAGASEAQWRAARWAFLRGVTRQHDGHVVTAHTRDDQLETVVMRAMRGAGARGLSALRAPSAIRRPLLDVSREDVLAYAAAHAVAHVDDPGNARREHLRNRIRLDLLPAMCAADPRIAGDLLALADRAAALRTECTAAVAPHLLETGEGRALARQVTDRSWTPLACALYWQTVAEGAGLALDWRGTERLVHFAVNGRGGLRIPLSGGYEAVHRRDVVEIRRREPPTAPDARLNTDAETRFGRFRFRPVWELHPMTGDAHEEIIPTAGIAGRGEGHRDAEMEPGSEQDPWSSWLPAEATLEVRAWRSGDRMDSSGGRPRRVKRFFADRRVAAPDREGWPVVVADGEIVWIPGVRRGSAATVRPGRPRVCFVCERLRS; encoded by the coding sequence ATGGTGCTCATGCACGCGATGGCGCAGGCGTGCGCATCGGCGAGGGCTGGCGGACGCGTCGTCGTCGCCACCTTCGACCACGGTACGGGCACCCACGCCCGGGCCGCCGTGCAGCACGTGCAACGTTTCGCGGCGGAGTGGGGACTTCCCGTGGTGACGGGAGCGCCCGAGCAACCGCTTGCCGGCGCCAGCGAGGCGCAGTGGCGCGCTGCCCGCTGGGCCTTTTTGAGAGGGGTAACACGCCAGCACGACGGACACGTCGTCACGGCCCATACGCGCGACGACCAGCTCGAGACCGTGGTGATGCGCGCCATGCGCGGCGCCGGCGCGCGAGGGTTGAGCGCGCTCCGCGCCCCCTCGGCCATTCGGCGCCCCCTGCTCGACGTCTCGCGCGAGGACGTGCTGGCTTATGCTGCCGCGCACGCCGTCGCGCACGTCGACGACCCGGGAAACGCTCGGCGCGAGCACCTGCGCAATCGAATTCGCCTCGACCTGCTCCCGGCCATGTGCGCGGCGGACCCGCGCATCGCCGGCGACCTGCTCGCCCTGGCCGATCGCGCCGCCGCGCTGCGAACGGAGTGCACCGCTGCCGTCGCCCCGCACCTGCTGGAAACGGGGGAGGGGCGGGCGCTGGCTCGGCAGGTCACCGACCGGAGCTGGACGCCGCTCGCCTGCGCGCTCTACTGGCAGACGGTGGCCGAAGGGGCGGGGCTCGCACTGGACTGGCGCGGGACCGAGCGCCTCGTGCACTTCGCCGTCAACGGCCGTGGCGGGCTCCGCATCCCTCTCTCCGGCGGGTACGAGGCCGTGCATCGTCGCGACGTGGTCGAGATCAGGCGGCGCGAGCCACCCACGGCGCCGGATGCGCGCCTCAACACCGACGCCGAGACGCGTTTCGGTCGCTTTCGCTTCCGCCCTGTGTGGGAGCTTCACCCAATGACCGGCGACGCGCACGAGGAGATTATTCCGACGGCCGGAATCGCTGGGCGAGGGGAAGGGCACCGTGACGCGGAGATGGAACCGGGTAGTGAGCAGGATCCCTGGTCGAGCTGGCTCCCGGCCGAGGCGACGCTGGAGGTGCGGGCGTGGCGCTCAGGCGATCGCATGGACTCGTCAGGCGGCCGGCCGCGCCGCGTGAAGCGCTTCTTTGCCGACCGGCGGGTCGCCGCGCCAGATCGCGAGGGGTGGCCGGTTGTCGTGGCGGATGGCGAGATTGTCTGGATTCCCGGAGTGCGCCGCGGAAGCGCGGCAACCGTTCGGCCCGGTCGGCCGCGAGTCTGCTTCGTCTGTGAACGCCTCCGTTCATGA
- the hpt gene encoding hypoxanthine phosphoribosyltransferase has protein sequence MARLSGFPECAAEARQPFGPVGRESASSVNASVHDPRLEGRTVKRIAFPAETIAARVVELGKEITAAYPDGDLLVLGLLKGSFIFLSDLVRCIERPLKVDFLVAASYGNETISSGFVRLVYDPETELEGKHILLVEDIVDSGRTLSKVMALLQERRPRSLEVCALLDKHIATHLTYPPRFSGFDAPHEFLVGYGLDHAESFRHLPYIASLQ, from the coding sequence ATGGCGAGATTGTCTGGATTCCCGGAGTGCGCCGCGGAAGCGCGGCAACCGTTCGGCCCGGTCGGCCGCGAGTCTGCTTCGTCTGTGAACGCCTCCGTTCATGATCCGCGTCTCGAGGGACGCACCGTCAAGCGCATCGCCTTTCCCGCCGAGACCATCGCCGCGCGCGTGGTGGAACTGGGAAAGGAGATCACGGCCGCGTATCCCGATGGCGACCTTCTCGTCCTCGGGTTACTGAAAGGGAGCTTCATCTTCCTGAGCGATCTGGTGCGCTGCATCGAACGGCCGCTCAAGGTCGACTTCCTCGTCGCCGCCTCCTACGGGAACGAGACGATTTCGAGCGGATTTGTACGTTTGGTGTATGATCCGGAAACCGAGCTCGAAGGAAAGCACATCCTGTTGGTGGAGGACATTGTCGATTCCGGCCGAACCTTGAGTAAGGTCATGGCGCTGCTGCAGGAGCGCCGTCCGCGCTCGCTCGAGGTCTGCGCCCTGCTCGACAAGCACATCGCCACGCACCTGACGTATCCGCCCAGGTTCTCCGGCTTCGACGCCCCGCACGAGTTTCTCGTGGGCTATGGCCTCGATCACGCCGAGAGCTTCCGGCACTTGCCGTATATTGCAAGCTTGCAGTAA
- the ftsH gene encoding ATP-dependent zinc metalloprotease FtsH has product MPPIPPKKQFNWGRFSKGLSFWILVILIPVAVIQFSGSKGEPATSVNYSDYRAELDRGNIARATIRAGSTVTGEFTQRVMVQGREVKKFTVKLPMADSPDEVKELLAKKVVIDAQEARPSVGTFLLNFLPYFVLIAIWIFLFRQIQAGGAKAFSFGKSKAKLLTGDTPKVTFADVSGCDEAKIELQEIIEFLKDPQKFTKLGGRLPKGALLIGPPGTGKTLLAKAVAGEAGRPFFSMSGSDFVEMFVGVGASRVRDLFEQGKAHAPCIIFIDEIDAVGRHRGAGLGGGHDEREQTLNQLLVEMDGFESNDGVILIAATNRPDVLDPALLRPGRFDRQIVVDAPDLRGREGILRVHMRNKPIADDVDINRIARGTPGMAGADLANLVNEGALLAARRGHDKIYMTDLEEAKDKVMLGAERKSLVMKEEERRLTAYHEAGHAVCAVMVKGNDPLHKVTIVPRGRALGVAFTLPEDDRVSVTREQLEARLVMAYGGRAAEEIIFGRDRVTTGAASDIQQATAIARRYVTQWGLSDAIGPILVGDNEQEVFLGQQIMSRREVSEKTAQLVDSEVKKVIDDAYSRAVQTLTEHRLLLDSVAAMLLERETLTREDFEILVRGEKLPPRAPLPPSSLPPAAPVTPIPMAQPKPVPPLLGGPEVSPA; this is encoded by the coding sequence ATGCCGCCGATTCCTCCCAAGAAGCAGTTCAATTGGGGTCGCTTCTCGAAGGGGCTCTCGTTCTGGATCCTCGTGATCCTGATCCCCGTCGCGGTGATCCAGTTCTCGGGCTCGAAGGGTGAGCCCGCGACGTCCGTCAACTATTCCGACTACCGCGCCGAGCTGGATCGCGGGAACATCGCGCGCGCCACGATTCGCGCCGGTTCCACGGTCACGGGCGAGTTCACGCAGCGCGTGATGGTGCAGGGGCGCGAGGTGAAGAAGTTCACCGTCAAGCTCCCCATGGCCGACAGCCCGGACGAGGTGAAGGAGCTGCTGGCCAAGAAGGTCGTGATCGACGCGCAGGAAGCGCGTCCGTCGGTCGGCACCTTCCTGCTCAACTTCCTCCCGTACTTTGTCCTGATTGCGATCTGGATCTTCCTCTTCCGCCAGATCCAGGCGGGGGGGGCCAAGGCATTCTCGTTCGGCAAGTCGAAGGCGAAGCTCCTCACGGGCGACACGCCCAAGGTGACGTTCGCCGACGTCTCCGGCTGCGACGAAGCCAAGATCGAGCTGCAGGAGATCATCGAGTTCCTGAAGGATCCGCAGAAGTTCACCAAGCTCGGTGGACGCCTCCCCAAGGGGGCGCTCCTCATCGGGCCGCCGGGCACGGGGAAGACGCTGCTCGCCAAGGCCGTCGCCGGCGAGGCGGGGCGTCCGTTCTTCTCCATGTCGGGCTCCGACTTCGTCGAGATGTTTGTCGGCGTTGGGGCGTCGCGCGTGCGCGACCTCTTCGAGCAGGGGAAGGCGCATGCACCGTGCATCATCTTCATCGACGAGATCGACGCCGTGGGGCGTCACCGCGGTGCGGGGCTGGGCGGTGGACACGACGAGCGTGAGCAGACGCTGAACCAGCTCCTCGTGGAGATGGACGGCTTCGAGTCCAACGACGGCGTGATCCTCATCGCGGCCACCAACCGTCCGGACGTCCTCGACCCGGCGCTCCTGCGCCCGGGGCGGTTCGACCGCCAGATCGTCGTGGACGCGCCGGACCTGCGCGGGCGCGAAGGGATTCTGCGCGTGCACATGCGCAACAAGCCCATTGCCGACGATGTCGACATCAATCGCATCGCGCGCGGGACACCTGGGATGGCCGGCGCCGACCTGGCCAACCTCGTGAACGAAGGGGCGCTGCTGGCGGCGCGCCGCGGGCACGACAAGATCTACATGACGGACCTCGAAGAGGCGAAGGACAAGGTCATGCTGGGCGCCGAGCGCAAGTCGCTGGTGATGAAGGAGGAGGAGCGCCGCCTCACGGCGTACCACGAGGCGGGACACGCCGTCTGCGCCGTCATGGTCAAGGGGAACGATCCGCTGCACAAGGTGACGATCGTTCCGCGCGGCCGTGCGTTAGGCGTGGCCTTCACGCTCCCCGAGGACGATCGCGTGTCGGTGACGCGCGAGCAGCTCGAGGCGCGCCTGGTCATGGCGTACGGCGGCCGCGCCGCCGAGGAGATCATCTTCGGGCGAGACCGCGTGACGACCGGGGCCGCCAGCGACATCCAGCAGGCCACGGCAATCGCGCGCCGCTATGTGACGCAGTGGGGGCTGTCCGACGCGATTGGCCCGATCCTCGTTGGCGACAACGAGCAGGAGGTCTTCCTCGGCCAGCAGATCATGAGCCGGCGCGAGGTGTCGGAGAAGACGGCGCAGCTCGTCGATTCCGAGGTGAAGAAGGTGATCGACGACGCGTACTCGCGCGCCGTGCAGACGCTCACCGAGCACCGCCTCCTGCTCGACTCGGTGGCGGCGATGCTCCTCGAGCGCGAGACGCTGACG